The Pantoea cypripedii genomic interval GCCATCATGCTTTGCAGGTGGTTCTGTCGTTCCAGCAGCGTTTTCGACACCACCGGCGCAACAAACAGCAACAACACCGCCACGATGGCGATGCAGGCAGTCAGGCGCTGGCGAATTGCAGACGAAAACATCATGGCGGAAACGGAGGTTACTGATTAAATTGGGCGGAAGTGTAACGCGATTACCTGGGATGGGTTAAAAAAACTGAGGGCATTGAAGAAATAATTCGCATCTTTTGAAAAAAATCACGTAACACCCAGCTTTTGTTAACCTTAATGAAACATGACTAGATCAATAGAGAAACATTAAAGCGGAGAAACAATGAAGATTGTCACCCTTGACGGCGATACCCTGCCGCGCGCGCCACAACGTCCCCAATGGTGTACCGACTGGCAATATCGCGCCACCACCTCGCTGGCGGATCTGGTCCATGTGCTGCATGATGCGGAGATGGTGATCACCAACAAGGTGCCGTTGCGCGCTGATACGCTACGCCAGCTGCCCGCCTTACGTTACGTCTGCGTGGCGGCTACCGGTTATGACTGCATCGATCTGGCGGCCTGTCGCGAGCGGGGCATTATCGTCAGCAACGTACCGGGCTATTCCACGCGCAGCGTGGCAGAAGGGGTGATTGCGGCATTATTCGCCCTGCGCCGTCATCTGCTGGACTACGTTAACAGCACGCGTAGCGCCTGGCCTGCCTCGTCGCATTTTTGCGTCCATCGTCAGCCGATCCAGGACATCTATGGTGCGACCCTGGGTGTCATCGGCAAAGGCGATATTGGCCGCGCCGTCGGCGAGATGGCTCAGGCGCTGGGGATGAACGTGTTATATGCCGATCGTAAAGGCAGCAGCGTCTTGCGTGAGGGGTATGTGCCGTTTGAGCAGGTACTGGCGCAAAGCGATGTGCTGACGCTGCATTGCCCACTGACGCCGGAAACAAAGCAGCTGATCAATTTATCCGCGCTGGCGCAGATGAAGCCTTCAGCCCTGCTGATCAACACCGCGCGTGGCGGTCTGATCAACGAAACCGAGCTGGCCCATGCGTTGCGCCAGGGAGTGATTGCCGGGGCGGCACTGGATGTGCTGACCAGTGAACCCCCCGCTGCCGATCATCCGCTATTGCAGGCTGATGTACCCAACCTGATGCTGACACCGCATATCGCCTGGGCCAGCCAGCAGGGGGTGACCAACCTGCTGCGCGGTATCGAGAGCAATCTCGCCGGATTCTGGCAGGGCGCGGCACAGAATGTTGTGAGTTAAGCGCGATTAAAAAATCGATCGTCCCAGCCGTTCCGTCAGCATCTCCAGCATCACCGTACCGGCCAGTGAGTTGCCTGAGCTATCCAGCGCGGGCGACCACACCGCGATACTCATTTCTCCAGGGATGACCGCGATAATGCCGCCGCCCACGCCGGATTTTGCTGGCATTCCCACTCGCCAGGCGAACTCGCCCGCTCCATCGTACATGCCGCTGGTCATCATCAGCGCGTTGACCTGACGTGCATGACGCGGTGAAATCACCGTGATTTCATCGCCGAGGCTGCGTCCATGATTTGCCAGGTAGAAGAAGGTGCGTGCCAGTTCGGTACAGCTCATCGCCATCGCGCAGTAGTGGAAATAGGTTTCCATCACTTTGCTGACATCGTTGTGGAAATTGCCGAAGGATTTCATCAGCCAGGCAATGGCGGCATTGCGTGCCGAATGTTCGTATTCGGAGCGAGCCACTACCCGGTCATAATTGATTCCATTGCGCTGCGCAAGACGGCGCACAATTTCCAGCATGCGCTGACGCGGTGCCGTCAGGCGGCTTTCCAGCAGATCGCACATCACCAGCGCACCGGCGTTGATGAAGGGATTGCGCGGTTTGCCCTGTTCCAGCTCCAGCTGCAGCAGCGAATTAAACGCCTGGCCGGACGGTTCTTTGCCGACACGCTGCCAAATATCCGGCTCGTCATATAAGGTCAGCGCCAGGGTCAGCGACAGCACTTTCGAGATCGACTGAATGGAAAAACGGGTATCGGCGTCTCCCGCCTGATAACAGGTGCCATCGGCGACATAAATTGCGATGCCTGCCTGATCGGGTGATACCCCCGCCAGCGCGGGAATATAGTCCGCCACTTTTCCCTGCCGGGTCAGCGGGCGAACCTGTTCGATAATCTCTTCCAGCAATGCGTTACTGAGTTCAGACACTTTTATGCTCCGTGCATAGCCATTCTGGTCGGGGATGATCGGGACTCGCCGCCTGCGCGTCAATCAGTGACACAAAAAACTGTGAGCAATCAGGGTGAAGCCTGCGTTACAGTGCATTGATTATGCACCGATGATGAGACATCACCATGTTAACCAATCTGTTGCAGGCCTTCCCTGCGGCGGCCCAGGCAGGCAGTGCTGAAACCTTCGAGCAACTTCTGCAACGTCCCAATCTGCGTATCGAACGTATTGTTTCAACCGGCCAGACCAGCCCGCCGGATTTCTGGTATTGCCAGACGCAGGGCGAATGGGTGTTGATCGTGCAGGGAGAGGCCGGTTTGCAGCTTGAGGGTGAATCCGAACGGCGATTACGTCCCGGTGATTTTGTTGATATCCCTGCTGGCTGCCGTCATCGTGTGAACTGGACGGCGGCGGAGCAGCCAACGGTGTGGTTGGCGATTCACTACGGTGAGTTGCCCGATGCAGAAGAACAATAAATTTTAAGATAGAGGATGGCATGTCTGTGACACAAGATTCTGCGCAGCCGGAAACGGTGATGCGTGCGGGGCGTTTTCTGTTGCTGCAACGGCTGATGCGGCGCGATAAAACCCCGGTAGCGTTGCTGTTTCTGGCGGCACTGGTCGGCATTTTGACCGGTCTGGTGGCGGTCGCCTTTGATAAATCAGTGAACTTTATTTTTCATTCACGGCTCAACTGGCTGGCTGATCAGGCGAGCAATCCGCTGCTGAATGTGCTCTGTGCTTTCTTTGCGGCCGCCCTGTTAGGGGCGCTGGGCTACTGGCTGGTACGACGCTTTGCGCCAGAAGCGGGGGGATCGGGGATCCCGGAAATTGAGGGCGCGCTGGAAGAACTCAGGCCGGTGCGCTGGTGGCGCGTATTGCCGGTGAAGTTTATCGGCGGGATGGGCGCACTCGGCTCGGGCATGGTGCTGGGGCGTGAAGGTCCGACGGTGCAGATCGGTGGCAATATTGGGCGTATGTGTACCGATATGTTTCGGGTGCGCTCGTCAGAAGCGCGTCATACTTTGCTGGCAACCGGTGCGGCGGCCGGGCTTTCTGCCGCGTTCAACGCACCGCTGGCGGGGATTCTGTTTATCATCGAGGAAATGCGTCCGCAGTTCCGCTACAGCCTGATTTCTATTAAAGCGGTGTTTGTCGGTGTGATTATGTCGAGCATCGTGTTCCGCCTGTTTAACGGCAATGAAGCGATTATCAACATTGGTCAGCTTAAAGATGCTCCGACGTCCACCTTATGGCTGTATCTGCTGCTCGGCATCCTGTTTGGCGGCTGTGGCGTGGCGTTTAATCGCCTGATTTTCTGGACCCAGGATCAGTTCCAGCGGTTGCATCACGGACGTACCGCGCCCTGGGTGTTGTGGGGGGGCCTGCTGGCTGGTATTTGTGGTGTGCTGGGATGGATACTGCCGGAAGCTATCAGCGGCGGCATCACGCTGATCCCGGATTTCTCTGCCGGACACTTCACCGCGCTGGGATTATTTGCCCTGTTCGCGTTGCGCGTGGTGATCACCATCTGCTGTTTTGCCTCTGGCGCACCCGGCGGGATTTTTGCGCCGATGCTGACGCTGGGCACCCTGCTCGGTACCTGTTTTGGTCAGCTTTGCGCGCATTGGTTTCCTGGTTATCAGCTGGAAGCGGCGACGTTTGCCGTCGCCGGGATGGGGGCGCTGTTTGCCGCCTCGGTGCGTGCACCGCTGACCGGCATCGTGCTGGTGCTGGAGATGACCAATAACTATCAGTTGATTCTGCCGATGATTATCACCTGCCTTGGGGCCACGCTGGCGGCGCAGTTCTTTGGTGGCAAACCGCTGTATTCGTCGTTGCTGGCGCGCACGCTGGCGAAAGCCCAGCGCCGCGAAAATGCGACGTAGCGGTTGTCGTTCAGGGCCGTTTACCCACGCTGTGGGTAAGCGTGGTCCATTTACGCGCCTGCTCGCTCAGGCTGAAACCGAGGCCGTGGCGGTCAGAAATCAGCATGCGCCCATCGCGCAGTTCCAGCTGTTCATTGAATAGTGGATTGAGCCACTCAAAATGTTCCAGCCAGGGTTCAATCGGGTAGGCTGCCGCCAGATGGATATGAATCTCCATGGCGAAATGCGGGGCCAGCTTGCGGCCATGGCGTGCCGCCAGATCCATAATCTTCAGAAACGGCGTGATACCGCCGACGCGCGGTGCATCGGGCTGGACGAAATCGCTGGCGTTACCGAGGATCAGCTGCTCATGTTCGCGGAAGCTGGTGAGCATCTCACCGGTGGCAATCGGGGTGTCCAGCGCGGCGGTCAGGGCCGCGTGCCCCTCAACATCGTAAGCATCGAGGGGTTCCTCAATCCACACCAGATTGAATTGTTCCATTTTTCGGCCCATGCGAATGGCGGTTTCACGATCCCATTGCTGGTTGGCATCGACCATCAGCGGGAAATCATCGCCCAGCGTCTGACGTACTGCTGCCAGGCGACGCAGGTCTTCTTTGGTATCAGGCTGGCCAACTTTGATTTTAATGCCGCCGATGCCGTTCTCGCGTGAAATGGCGACGTTCTTCAGCACCTGATCGAGCGGAGTATGCAGGAAGCCGCCCGAGGTGTTGTAGCACTGCACCGAATCGCGATGCGCCCCGAGCAGTTTTGACAGCGGCAGGCTGGCGCGTCGTGCTTTCATATCCCACAGCGCGATATCGAAGGGGGAAATAGCCTGCACGGCCATGCCGCTGCGTCCGACTGATGCGCCTGCCCACAGTAGTTTGGTATAGATTTTATCGATATCGTTAGGATCTTCTCCGAGTAACGCATCGGCGATTTCGCAGGCGTGAGCATATATACCCTGGCCCCCGGCACGTTTGGAATAGCTGAAGCCGATCCCCTCAAAGCCATCACGCGTGGCGATTTCCGCCACAATGATCGCCACTTCGGTCAGTGGCTTCTGGCGTCCGGTCAACACCTTGGCATCGCTCACTGGCGTCGCCAGCGGCAGAAAGGCCAGCGATAAATTGACCCAGACGATACGGTCGCCACTGTCGGCAGCGGTGGCGGCACCCTGCGCTTTGGCATAAGTCACTGCGGCGGAATTAACACCTGACATGCGAGTCTCCTGTTAAAATGATTGCGCTAACATTCTTGCTTCGCAAGGACTATGCGCCAGGATGTTCGGTTGTTAATGTTCGCGTGATCACATTTTCGGCATTGCGATGAAAAAAATGATAGCCCTAACATTTACCGGGGAACATCGTTTTACGTTATGCTAGCCGCTGGTTTTCTCCAGGCTAAGTGGCAATGAAACAACGCAATCTGGCGCGCAAAGGTGCGCCCACGCTGGAAGATGTGGCACGGGTGGCCGGTATTTCACCGATGACAGTCAGCCGTGCGCTCAATTCACCCCAGCAGGTCCGGCCCGCTACGGTTGAAAAGGTGCTGGCCGCCGTGCAGGCCACCGGCTATATCCCCAACGCGCAGGCGGGTAGCCTCGCCACCAATCGTAGCCGTTTGATTGCCGTGGTGGTGCCGCAAATTAACAACAACATGTTTGTTGATACCATCCAGAGCCTCAATGACACCCTCAGTGCGCAGGGTTATCACATGCTGTTGTGCGTGACCGGCTATGAGGCCGAAACTGAGGCGGAAACCGTTGCCACGTTGCTATCGCGTCGGCCCGATGGGGTGGTGCTGACCGGTATCCATCACAGCAGCCAGCTGAAGAAGGTGTTGTTGCAGGCCGATGTGCCGGTGGTGGAGATTTGGGATATGACACCCACTCCCATCGATATGCTGGTCGGCTTTTCTCACGAAAAAGTCGGCGCATGCGTGGCGGCTTACCTGGCGCAGCGTGGGTATCAGCGACCGGCGTTGATCTGGACTGACGATCAGCGTGCATTGCAGCGTAAGCAGGGTCTGCTGGAGGCATTAAAAGCGCAAGGCATCGCTCTGCTTGCCGATGCACCGGTTGCGCTGCCCGCGCTGATGACGCGTGGTCGTGAAGCCTGCGCTGAGCTATTGGCGGCCCACCCCACTTCAGATGTACTGGTATGCAGTTCCGATACCCTGGCGCAGGGTGCGCTGATGGAAGCGCAGGCGCGCGGCTTGGTGGTTCCCCGACAGCTGGCGGTGATTGGTTTTGGCGATCTCGATTTTGCCGCCGCTAATTTTCCGGCGATTTCCACAGTGCGTATCGATCGTCAGGCGATGGGCAGGCTGGCGGCACAGCAGCTACTGACCCGGTTGCAAGGCGCAGCGGTGACTACGCCGATTATCGATATGGGTTTTACCATGATTCCCCGCGATTCGGGTTAAGGCACGTGATCCTCATCACTGGTGAAAAATATTTTCCATGTTATAAATTGTGGAAATTTTATTTCATATGGAGAGGAAACCGTTATGTCATCATCGCTTAGCCTTGAAACCCTGTTGCAACAGGAAGCGGAACACCGTCTGCCGCAGTTTGACTTCGATCTGGCCTGGCAAATCGGTCAGAGCATCCAGCAGCGTGGCCGTGAAGCGCAGGCACCCATCTCGATTGAAGTCTATGCTTTTGGTCAGGTGCTGTTTCTGGCGGCGTTGCCAGGATCCTGTCCGGATAATCTGGAGTGGATGCGACGCAAAAGGAATACCGTATTGCGTCATGGTCACTCTTCAATGTATGTGGGGCTGCTTAACGAGCAGAAGGGCGAGCGGATGGATCGGCAGGCGTTTATCAGCCAGGCAGATTATACCGATCACGGCGGTTCTTTCCCGCTGCTCAATCCTCAGGGCGCGATTCTCGGCGCTGTCAGCGTCAGCGGTTTACCTTCTGAAGATGATCACGCGTTAGCATTATGGGGGATTGCCCAGCTGCTGCGCTGATCGGCGATGACCGCGTTAATCGCGGTCATCTTTACTTTATGACTTCAGGTGAGAGCGTCGTATCTGCAATTCTCCCCGCGTCCAGACGCCACCAGGGGTGGCACGTTCATCAATCAGCCGGTTTAAGGCTTCTTCAATCAACAAATCAATACGCTGATTATAGGTGGTGAGTTGCCAGCCGGGCAGGGCGGCTTCTTCGATACCATCAAAACCCACCACCGCCATATGTTTGTTGCCAGCGCCCTCGCGCAAGGCTTCCAGTGCACCCAGCGCCAGCACATCATTCTCACAGAACAACGCGTCAATACGATCGGCAGGCGCGTGGGCATTGAGATAATCTGTCAGCACCGCATAGCTGCGCTCCTGGGCGTAGCTACCGGCTGTCAGCAACACTTCCAGCGTTAATCCCGCCTCCGCCAGAGTCAGTTGTAAACCATCAAGGCGCTGTAGATGGTTGCTATTGGTTTCCGGCCCGCACATATAACCGAAGCGGGTATATCCCTGCGTCAGCAGCAGCTCGCCCAACTGTTGCCCTGCGCGCAGATCATCAATTTTCACCACATCAATACCTGGAACATCATTGTTGCGACACAGCTGCACCAGCGGGATATGGTGCAGTTCCTGTGCGATGTCCACCAGTTCTTCCGTCAGTACCGTGCCGAGGAACAGCAAACCATCCACCTGCAATTGATCAGCCAGCATCATCACCGATTTATGATTCTCGCTATTGGTGATGTTGAGCAGCAGGGCCATGTAGCCACGTTTCTGCAACTGATTAGTGACCGTATCAATCAACAGCAGCGAGTGCGGGTTCCTCATCTCATCAATCACGACCCCAATAATGTGCGTCTTCTTTTGCGACAGACTGCGCGCCAGCAGGTTAGGGCGGTAGCCCAGCTCGGTTGCCACGGCCAGCACGCGTTCACGCGCTTTGTCGGAGATTGACGCACCTGGCGTAAAGGCACGCGATACCGTCCATTTCGACACACCCGCCTGGCGTGCAACATCGCTGGCGGTGGCTTTGTGGGGTTTTGTGATGGGTTTGCTCATAGCACCTGCATAGAGGAGTCGGCGAAAGGCCCCTGTTTTTTTGATGTGGCGATTATGTTTGATCTTTGCAGCCGATTGAAATGTTTTTTGCAATCGGGTGCAAATGATTAACATTTTGTGATCGCTTTCGCTGATTTACGTTTTGCTGGATTGACTAAATTTGCACCCTGGACGACATTTCGCCAGTACCTTCCCTGAAGATATGACTGTCCGTCTCTTTTTTTTACTTATTTTGCACCCGGTTGCAAAACGGTGGAAATCAGCAGTGTCGCTCTTCCGGTCGGATCATAACACCATGACCCTACAGGAAATGACCATGAAGATTGTGAAAACGATAGTTCTGATTTTAGGTGTACTCGCCATCGCCAGTGTGCAGGCTAAAACCTGGCAGGTGGGCGTTGCACTGGCCAATTTCGATCTCAATTTCGTCTCGATTCTGCGTACCCAGATGGTGCATGAGCTGGATAGCTCCGGCATGAAAGGGCAGTTCTCCGATGCCAAAGGCGATGTGGCCCTCCAGGTTCAGCAGGTGGATGATTTCATTAATCAGGGTGTTGACGCCATTATCCTCAACCCGGTGGATACCCAGGGGGTAAGGCCGATGATGGAGGCAGCCAGACGCGCCAATATCCCGCTGATCTTTGTGAATCGTAAACCGGAGGTGAAGCTGGCAGGGCAGATGGCGTATGTCGGTTCCGATTCAGCCCTCAGCGGCAAGATGGAGATGGAAGCGCTGGCGCAACGCATGAACTACAAAGGCAATGTCGCCATCATCATGGGGGCGTTGTCGAACGAGGAAGCGCGTGAACGCACCCGCGCGGTGGAAGAGGTGATTGCTGCGCACAAGGATATGAAGGTGGTGGAAAAACAGACCGCCAAATGGCAGCGCAACGAGGCGGTGGATGTGGTGTCCAGCTGGTTGCTCAACGGTACGCCGATCGATGCCATTGCCGCCAACAATGATGAAATGGCGATTGGAGCCATTATGGCGCTGAAACAGGCAAAAAAGGAACACATACTGGTGGCGGGCATTGATGGCACGCCGGACGGCCTGCAATTTATTAAAAGCGGTGACATGGCGGTGACCATCTTCCAGGACGCGAAAGGACAGGCCACCGGTGCGGTGCAGGTCACCAAAGCGATGCTGGATAAACAGAAAACCGCCCCCTACAACTGGATCCCGTATGCCACGGTGACCCAGGACAATTACCAGCAGTTTGAACAGAAAAACCAGAAATGAACCCTTACCTCTGACCTCAATTGCACCCGAGTGCAAATCATTAAGGAATGGCTATGCAAAACGGTGAAAAGAAGATCCCTCGACCTTTACGCTGGGCAATGATTGGTGGCGGGCGTTTAAGCCAGGTGGGCTACAAACATCGCTCCGGCGCGCTGCGCGATAACACTGCTTATCAACTGGTGGCCAGCGCGTTCGATATTGATGCGCAACGTGGCCGTGATTTTGGCGTCAACCTCGGAATGAACGCCGAACGTTGCTACGACAACTATCAGCAGCTGCTGGCAGAAGAAGCGCAGCGTGATGATGGCGTTGAAGTGGTAACCATCGCCACCCCTAACGGCACCCATTATGAGATCACCAAAGCAGCACTTAATGCCGGGATTCACGTTATCTGCGAGAAACCGCTGTTTTTCACCACTGAGGAAGCGCAGGAAATTAAGGCGCTGGCGGCAGCGAAGGGGCTGATTGTCGGTGTCACTTATGGTTTCTCCGGCCATCCTTTGCTGATGCAGATGCGGGCGATGATCGCCAAAGGCGATATTGGCGACGTACGCATGGTCGAACTGCAATACACCCACGGCTTTAGTGCCAACGATAGCGCCGACAAATTCAGTGATGCGCAAAAATGGCGTGTTGACCCGAAAATCGCCGGGCCTTCTTTTGTACTGGGCGATATCTCTACCCATACCTTCTATATCTCGCAACTGGTGCTGCCACAGCTGCATATCCAATCGCTGTTGTGCGATCGCCAGAGCTTTATTCCGTCGCGCGCCCCGCTGGAAGATAACGCGCTGGTGCTGATGCATTACGACAACGGTGCCGTGGGGCGTATGTGGGCGTCATCGATCAACGCCGGTTCGATGGATAGCCAGAGCATTCGCGTGATTGGTTCGCGCGCCAGCCTGGAGTGGAGTGATTACAACCCTGGCGAGCTGAAATATGACGTGCAGGGACAGCCGAACCAGATACTTCATCACGGTATGCCGTATCTCGATGACAGCGCGCTGGCGGATGAACGCCTTGGTGCGCTGCATACCGAAGGGCTGGCGGAGTCATGGGCCAATATCTACCTCAAATTTGCCATTGCCATCAGCGCCACGCAGCGCGGCGATCAGCAGACCCTTGACAGCCTGATCTATCCCGATATTAACGCTGGTCTGGAAGGGGTGCGCTGGATCGAAAACTGTGTCCGTTCGGCGGATAACGGTGCCTGCTGGGTCAACTATCAATAAGGAACCCTCATGAGACTCGCTTTTTGTACTGATAGCCTCGGGCATCTGCCGTTTGCAGCGATGCTGGATAAATTGCTTGAGCTGGGCGTGTATGGCGTGGAAATGACCACCGGAGGCTGGTCATCGGCACCGCATCTGCGCACGGAAGAACTGCTCGCCAGCGCCAGTCAACGTCGGCAGCTGCTTCAGGCGCTGGAAAGCCGTGGTATGACGATCGCGGCGTTGAACGTATCGGGCAACCCACTGGATGTTGGCGAACTGGGGCAGTGCCATAAGCGCGACACCGAACAGGCGCTGGCGCTGGCCGGTGAGCTGGGCGTGGAG includes:
- a CDS encoding Gfo/Idh/MocA family protein; the encoded protein is MQNGEKKIPRPLRWAMIGGGRLSQVGYKHRSGALRDNTAYQLVASAFDIDAQRGRDFGVNLGMNAERCYDNYQQLLAEEAQRDDGVEVVTIATPNGTHYEITKAALNAGIHVICEKPLFFTTEEAQEIKALAAAKGLIVGVTYGFSGHPLLMQMRAMIAKGDIGDVRMVELQYTHGFSANDSADKFSDAQKWRVDPKIAGPSFVLGDISTHTFYISQLVLPQLHIQSLLCDRQSFIPSRAPLEDNALVLMHYDNGAVGRMWASSINAGSMDSQSIRVIGSRASLEWSDYNPGELKYDVQGQPNQILHHGMPYLDDSALADERLGALHTEGLAESWANIYLKFAIAISATQRGDQQTLDSLIYPDINAGLEGVRWIENCVRSADNGACWVNYQ
- a CDS encoding D-2-hydroxyacid dehydrogenase, yielding MKIVTLDGDTLPRAPQRPQWCTDWQYRATTSLADLVHVLHDAEMVITNKVPLRADTLRQLPALRYVCVAATGYDCIDLAACRERGIIVSNVPGYSTRSVAEGVIAALFALRRHLLDYVNSTRSAWPASSHFCVHRQPIQDIYGATLGVIGKGDIGRAVGEMAQALGMNVLYADRKGSSVLREGYVPFEQVLAQSDVLTLHCPLTPETKQLINLSALAQMKPSALLINTARGGLINETELAHALRQGVIAGAALDVLTSEPPAADHPLLQADVPNLMLTPHIAWASQQGVTNLLRGIESNLAGFWQGAAQNVVS
- a CDS encoding heme-degrading domain-containing protein — translated: MSSSLSLETLLQQEAEHRLPQFDFDLAWQIGQSIQQRGREAQAPISIEVYAFGQVLFLAALPGSCPDNLEWMRRKRNTVLRHGHSSMYVGLLNEQKGERMDRQAFISQADYTDHGGSFPLLNPQGAILGAVSVSGLPSEDDHALALWGIAQLLR
- the clcA gene encoding H(+)/Cl(-) exchange transporter ClcA, whose amino-acid sequence is MRAGRFLLLQRLMRRDKTPVALLFLAALVGILTGLVAVAFDKSVNFIFHSRLNWLADQASNPLLNVLCAFFAAALLGALGYWLVRRFAPEAGGSGIPEIEGALEELRPVRWWRVLPVKFIGGMGALGSGMVLGREGPTVQIGGNIGRMCTDMFRVRSSEARHTLLATGAAAGLSAAFNAPLAGILFIIEEMRPQFRYSLISIKAVFVGVIMSSIVFRLFNGNEAIINIGQLKDAPTSTLWLYLLLGILFGGCGVAFNRLIFWTQDQFQRLHHGRTAPWVLWGGLLAGICGVLGWILPEAISGGITLIPDFSAGHFTALGLFALFALRVVITICCFASGAPGGIFAPMLTLGTLLGTCFGQLCAHWFPGYQLEAATFAVAGMGALFAASVRAPLTGIVLVLEMTNNYQLILPMIITCLGATLAAQFFGGKPLYSSLLARTLAKAQRRENAT
- a CDS encoding L-talarate/galactarate dehydratase — its product is MSGVNSAAVTYAKAQGAATAADSGDRIVWVNLSLAFLPLATPVSDAKVLTGRQKPLTEVAIIVAEIATRDGFEGIGFSYSKRAGGQGIYAHACEIADALLGEDPNDIDKIYTKLLWAGASVGRSGMAVQAISPFDIALWDMKARRASLPLSKLLGAHRDSVQCYNTSGGFLHTPLDQVLKNVAISRENGIGGIKIKVGQPDTKEDLRRLAAVRQTLGDDFPLMVDANQQWDRETAIRMGRKMEQFNLVWIEEPLDAYDVEGHAALTAALDTPIATGEMLTSFREHEQLILGNASDFVQPDAPRVGGITPFLKIMDLAARHGRKLAPHFAMEIHIHLAAAYPIEPWLEHFEWLNPLFNEQLELRDGRMLISDRHGLGFSLSEQARKWTTLTHSVGKRP
- a CDS encoding LacI family DNA-binding transcriptional regulator — translated: MKQRNLARKGAPTLEDVARVAGISPMTVSRALNSPQQVRPATVEKVLAAVQATGYIPNAQAGSLATNRSRLIAVVVPQINNNMFVDTIQSLNDTLSAQGYHMLLCVTGYEAETEAETVATLLSRRPDGVVLTGIHHSSQLKKVLLQADVPVVEIWDMTPTPIDMLVGFSHEKVGACVAAYLAQRGYQRPALIWTDDQRALQRKQGLLEALKAQGIALLADAPVALPALMTRGREACAELLAAHPTSDVLVCSSDTLAQGALMEAQARGLVVPRQLAVIGFGDLDFAAANFPAISTVRIDRQAMGRLAAQQLLTRLQGAAVTTPIIDMGFTMIPRDSG
- a CDS encoding LacI family DNA-binding transcriptional regulator is translated as MSKPITKPHKATASDVARQAGVSKWTVSRAFTPGASISDKARERVLAVATELGYRPNLLARSLSQKKTHIIGVVIDEMRNPHSLLLIDTVTNQLQKRGYMALLLNITNSENHKSVMMLADQLQVDGLLFLGTVLTEELVDIAQELHHIPLVQLCRNNDVPGIDVVKIDDLRAGQQLGELLLTQGYTRFGYMCGPETNSNHLQRLDGLQLTLAEAGLTLEVLLTAGSYAQERSYAVLTDYLNAHAPADRIDALFCENDVLALGALEALREGAGNKHMAVVGFDGIEEAALPGWQLTTYNQRIDLLIEEALNRLIDERATPGGVWTRGELQIRRSHLKS
- the glsB gene encoding glutaminase B yields the protein MSELSNALLEEIIEQVRPLTRQGKVADYIPALAGVSPDQAGIAIYVADGTCYQAGDADTRFSIQSISKVLSLTLALTLYDEPDIWQRVGKEPSGQAFNSLLQLELEQGKPRNPFINAGALVMCDLLESRLTAPRQRMLEIVRRLAQRNGINYDRVVARSEYEHSARNAAIAWLMKSFGNFHNDVSKVMETYFHYCAMAMSCTELARTFFYLANHGRSLGDEITVISPRHARQVNALMMTSGMYDGAGEFAWRVGMPAKSGVGGGIIAVIPGEMSIAVWSPALDSSGNSLAGTVMLEMLTERLGRSIF
- a CDS encoding substrate-binding domain-containing protein, with protein sequence MKIVKTIVLILGVLAIASVQAKTWQVGVALANFDLNFVSILRTQMVHELDSSGMKGQFSDAKGDVALQVQQVDDFINQGVDAIILNPVDTQGVRPMMEAARRANIPLIFVNRKPEVKLAGQMAYVGSDSALSGKMEMEALAQRMNYKGNVAIIMGALSNEEARERTRAVEEVIAAHKDMKVVEKQTAKWQRNEAVDVVSSWLLNGTPIDAIAANNDEMAIGAIMALKQAKKEHILVAGIDGTPDGLQFIKSGDMAVTIFQDAKGQATGAVQVTKAMLDKQKTAPYNWIPYATVTQDNYQQFEQKNQK
- a CDS encoding cupin domain-containing protein, with the translated sequence MLTNLLQAFPAAAQAGSAETFEQLLQRPNLRIERIVSTGQTSPPDFWYCQTQGEWVLIVQGEAGLQLEGESERRLRPGDFVDIPAGCRHRVNWTAAEQPTVWLAIHYGELPDAEEQ